A genomic region of Sulfurimonas hongkongensis contains the following coding sequences:
- a CDS encoding cache domain-containing protein codes for MFKIKNLYLRNILLALLFGGLIAAITSVVNYNMKFVEIEQQVKKDVKFDSTRIKLFIKGYLDNVENTLNSIQTNQLFLNYLNTPSKMNQQIVTHLFRGLIKSNEHLFQLRFIDKNGLEKIRIEKERNSKFIFSVSEKNLQNKSNRYYFEKTIKNKAGEFWYSNLDLNIENKMLEKPIRPTIRVSTNIFYKGVFYGIVIANLDMDRLLSQIKSNNNFNVYLIDNEGNFILHPDEQKAWNNYLNNGYTVFSEFTSVDETSLELDNFGDGRYVFSLENYFKNNENIKLILEADNSYLENIKENNLQYIYILGSVVLIISLLAGFLISFPVSKLYLSFNKLYRDNLRFIDIIDEYVITITVNLDKEITSVSVKRNPKMYQNAV; via the coding sequence ATGTTTAAAATCAAAAACCTCTATCTAAGAAATATCCTACTTGCTTTGCTGTTTGGAGGACTTATAGCTGCTATAACCTCAGTAGTAAACTACAATATGAAATTTGTTGAAATAGAACAACAAGTTAAAAAAGATGTTAAATTTGACTCAACTCGTATAAAGCTTTTTATAAAAGGTTATTTAGACAATGTAGAAAACACGCTAAACTCCATACAAACAAATCAGCTTTTTCTCAACTACTTAAACACTCCATCTAAAATGAATCAACAAATTGTTACACACCTCTTTAGAGGTCTTATAAAAAGTAATGAACACCTTTTTCAACTAAGGTTTATAGACAAAAATGGACTTGAAAAAATCAGAATAGAAAAAGAAAGAAATTCTAAATTTATATTTTCTGTTTCTGAGAAAAATCTACAAAACAAATCAAACAGATACTATTTTGAGAAGACTATAAAAAACAAGGCTGGAGAGTTTTGGTACTCAAACCTTGACTTAAACATAGAAAACAAGATGCTTGAAAAACCTATAAGACCGACTATTAGAGTCTCAACAAATATTTTTTATAAAGGTGTGTTTTATGGGATAGTCATCGCAAATCTAGATATGGATAGACTCCTTTCGCAAATCAAGAGCAATAACAATTTTAATGTCTATTTAATTGACAATGAAGGCAACTTTATCTTACACCCAGATGAACAAAAGGCTTGGAATAACTACTTAAACAATGGCTATACAGTTTTTAGTGAATTTACTTCTGTAGATGAAACCTCCTTAGAGTTAGATAATTTTGGAGATGGCAGATATGTTTTTTCTTTAGAGAATTATTTTAAAAACAATGAAAACATCAAACTAATCTTAGAAGCAGACAATAGTTACCTAGAAAACATAAAAGAAAATAACTTACAATATATCTATATACTAGGCTCCGTAGTACTTATCATCTCTTTGCTTGCTGGTTTTTTAATCTCTTTTCCTGTATCAAAACTATATCTTAGCTTTAACAAACTCTATAGAGATAACTTGAGATTTATTGATATTATTGATGAGTATGTAATAACCATAACAGTTAACCTAGATAAAGAAATAACAAGTGTTAGTGTCAAGCGCAATCCAAAAATGTACCAAAACGCAGT